GGTAAAACcctatcactgttcagagtgtgggaagagttttgcTGTACAAAGCAATTTCCAAAAACACTGTCGaattcacactggagaaaagCCTTAtcactgctcagagtgtgggagaaAATTTACTCGACAAGTTGATCACCAAGTGCACCAAAGGATTCATACGAGggagaaaccatatcagtgcACAGTATGTGGAAGAAATTTTAGTCAGAAAAGTAATCTCCAAGTGCACCAACGAATTCATACTGGAGAAAAACCTTATCattgctcagagtgtgggaggaatTTTACAGAGAAACGTACTCTACAACAACATCAGCTAAGTCATACTGGAGAAAAGCCCTATCaatgctcagagtgtgggaaaagaTTTACAAGACCAaatcatctccaaacacaccagcgaaTTCATACCGGAGAGAAACCTTATCACTGcccagagtgtgggaagaattTCATTTTACTCACTAGCTTCCAAGTACACCAGCGAATTCATACTGGAGaaaaaccgtatcagtgttcacaATGTGGGAAGAATTTTACAGTTCAAAGTCACCTCCAGTCACACCTCCATATTCATaccggagagaaaccatatcagtgctcagagtgtgggaagagtttcagAAAGAAATATAGCCTCAAAACACACCATcaaattcacactggagagatgCCATATCAGTGTTCAGATTGTGGGCAGAGTTttaacagacacagcagtttacaAAGACACCAGCGAATTCATACAGGAGAAAAACCTTATCCGTgtccagagtgtgggaagagatttagaGACAGTGGTACCCTCAAGAAACACCAGCGAATTCACACTGAAGGGGGTCAACTCCAACTATTCCAGCAGATTCAAACCAGACAGAAATCGAAGCAGTGTCCAGAGTGTGGACAGAACTTTACCAGAGTCAGCAGTTTACGAAGACATCAGCGTATTCATACTGGAGAAAAAACATATTCCTGCTCCATCTGTGGACAGAGATTTAGTCGACAGAACAATCTTCAAAAGCACCAACTCATTCACACCAAAAGTGAAAATGTGGAAGGAACTTcagcattttaaatttaatgtttCACATATTCAGTTAAGAGGGAGGTGTCAATCAAAACACTGTGGTAGTACCCTCAAGGGCACATATTCAGtgcctttagttagggaacataattgcactttattctattataattgttgattttaaaattgtgttgatttgactACCCCCAGGGCGGCAtggttgtgcagcaggtagtgtcgcagtcacacagctccagggacctggaggttgtgggttcaagccctgctcctggtgactgtcggtgaggagtttggtgtgttctccccgtgtccacgtgcgtttcctccgggtgttctggttttctcccacggtccaaaacacacgttggtaggtggattggtgacttgaaagtgttcataggtgagTGACCCTGACCTgaataagtggtttcagacaattaattaattatttattttcgcaGTGCAATAGATTATAGTAACTCCTGGGCTAACACCCAGGATGTAATGACTCAAAGGTTATAATCATTTACTCAGTCTAATATCTCAGACTCAGAAATGACTTAtaatgcttttccactgcatgataccTACGTACTTTACTTAACTAGGCGCTACTTTGATTttagcttttccattaggcaaatttggtacctgATTCCCCTtaaccaggttttttttttaaatacctgcTTGCTCGTAGTTCCAAGCAaactgagtagggactaaacatgatgtgtaaaccttgcagagctaTCACTGGTCAGAGAGACATCCagcaaaatgcagacatccagcacacaCTAgatgtttgtaaaatctccaagacAAATCAAATTTGTTTTCATCTCACTTACAACACTAGTTCATAAAATTATGTCATGgccttttttaaatttcaaatgctCAAGTTTCAAATGCTTCTTGGATTGGTGGCCGATGAAAGATTCCAGCGAGACAGGATGGagcaagaataaataaatatataaaactacACTGATATGTCTGAACTAGTGCAAAGAGCCCTTACTGCTGCAGTTGTTGTTTCTAAAGTCTGCAGTTCCTATTAATTACGAAGTTTTCCAATGTCACTAGCTACATTTCAAGGGGgaagctgtgctagtggaaaaccAACTGGTACCAAGGGCCAAAAAAGCAAGTACAGTCGAGTAGAGTACAAactatgcagtggaaatgcTCCATTAATAATGACTTTTAGGCAGTAGTGACTCCTACTCTTTTCAATCTTAACCTAAACTTCGTACAGTTTTTATTAGTTATTAAATTGGTTCATTAACAagtgtttatttgtattaagaACGCTGTGATATGATATGTCCAGAAGATGGCGATATAACCATTAAAATAAGGAGCTCGACCTCCACAAGTCTTCATGCTGAGACAGATTTAAGagttttgggggaaaaaaaataaactatgtAATTGATACAATGGGTCATCTCTTGTTACTCACAGCTTTTCATGACGGTaaagatttgatttgatttctttttttatagtAATCTTGACTATATATAGTCAACGTTAATATACAATCACACtcccagaaacagaaaaaactaTAGACCCTTGTGTGAAACCTCAAGAACATTTTATATACTCAAAACAAAGAGGGGTGTCTGGATATTCTCCAGTTGGAAACTCAATACACATTGTAAACTCCAAAATAAAGAATTAGTAAAGAATCTTTACATTTTGTAAAGATTGCAGATGGGTTTTTTTAAGCTGTATGAACTCCATAGACATTGTGTCCAGGCACTTTATTCTATATACAACCTATTGAAATTGCGAGAGTACATATCCTGAGTAGATGAGATATTACTTTTTGTGAGTTGCTCTGGGTAAGAGTGgcaataatgtaaatatatttaatcataaggACTCATGTTCTGACAAAAGTACAG
This window of the Hoplias malabaricus isolate fHopMal1 chromosome Y, fHopMal1.hap1, whole genome shotgun sequence genome carries:
- the LOC136678733 gene encoding zinc finger protein ZFP2-like; this encodes MLKLEEIKNENILSTSYSSQETSHNTLRETQKQCRSRTQQCPDCGKCFTQTHSFKVHQRIHTGVKPYHCSECGKSFAVQSNFQKHCRIHTGEKPYHCSECGRKFTRQVDHQVHQRIHTREKPYQCTVCGRNFSQKSNLQVHQRIHTGEKPYHCSECGRNFTEKRTLQQHQLSHTGEKPYQCSECGKRFTRPNHLQTHQRIHTGEKPYHCPECGKNFILLTSFQVHQRIHTGEKPYQCSQCGKNFTVQSHLQSHLHIHTGEKPYQCSECGKSFRKKYSLKTHHQIHTGEMPYQCSDCGQSFNRHSSLQRHQRIHTGEKPYPCPECGKRFRDSGTLKKHQRIHTEGGQLQLFQQIQTRQKSKQCPECGQNFTRVSSLRRHQRIHTGEKTYSCSICGQRFSRQNNLQKHQLIHTKSENVEGTSAF